From the Psilocybe cubensis strain MGC-MH-2018 chromosome 6, whole genome shotgun sequence genome, the window ATTTTCAACAGTGACATCCAGGACGCACATAGCAAAGACCCAGTAGCTCGAAGGAAGATAGCAGAGTTAATTCGCGATGCCTGCATAAATGTACATGCTTCAAGTTGAAGGCCCACGAAAACTCGTGCTATGTTTGATCTAATTTCTCGACTAGGTTGGATTCTTTTACAGTGAGTGCGTTGAAAGAAACGCGCGGGTAAGACAAATGCGTAAATTTCTCTCTGCTTATCTCTCATAGTCAAATCGCATGGTATTCCCGAGGATGTTATCGATAACACGGTCCAAGCAGCAAAGAGTTTCTTTGCTCTCCCAGAGTCATCGAAAATGGAGGTGCGAACTTCATTTATCAGAATTCGGTCTTGTTATGGTGTGAATTATCGCCTTTTCTTTGACAGCTAGATATACACAAAACTCCTAACTTCAAAGGATATACTGCTTTATTGGGAGAGAATACCGATTCAAATGGTCTGGGTGACCTGCATGAAGGCTTCGATATAGGATGGGAGCCTCAAGCTACCGACCAATCTAGCTCTTCTTTGGGACCAGCAAAGGTTTCTGCGATGGAAGGAGCAAATGTATGGCCATCAGACTTAACGGGTTTCAAGGAAACCACATTGGAATACTAGTTAGTCTCGGATCTTACGTCGTCTTCACTAGGGATCCTCTGATCAACTGCTGTTTGAAATAGTCACAGAGTACTAGATGTTGGAAAACTACTGTTTCCATTGTTCGCATTGGCACTTGATCTACCAGAGAACTTTTTCGATGATAAGGTGATAATTTCGTCCGTATCTCCGGTCCCAATATTTTGACAGCGATGATAACTCATAGACGACAAAGCCAGCTGCTATTATGCGGCTTCTCCACTATCCCCCACAGAGCCCAACGAGCTTCGAGACCGATCCAGATGGAAGGCAAATAGGCATTGGTGCACATACTGAGTATGATCCTCGTCTCATTAATTTACACGTAGGCACTGATTTCTCTTGTCAGCTATGAAGTAAGAGCCTACCTTACTGAATGACTCATTGTACCATGCTGATAGGTCTTCTATCTCCCAGTGCTTTACGATTCTTTGGCAAGATCGCGCTGGCGGATTACAGGTCCAAAATACAGCTGGCAAATGGGTCGATGCAGTGCCTATCCCTGGTACATTAGTCGTGAAGTACGTATTAGAACGTGTTTGTGTATCTGAATTTAAATTTTGTTTCTCATCATTTTTTTGCGTGAACTAGTTTAGGAGACCAATTTGCCCGTTGGACAAGTCAATAGATTTACTTTTGGACCTATATTTACTGCTAATAACGTTGCCTTTTCAGATGATGTCTTCAAATCCACTTTACACCGTGTGATCAATAGGTCAGGCGTCGAACGCTACTCAATACCTTTATTTTTCGGGACAAATTACGATGTCCTTTTGGAGGTGGGTACGTCGACAAGTCTTTTATTACCTCACTTATATGCTTTTAGCCTATACACACTTGTGTTTCTCCTGGATCTCCCAGCAAGTACGAGATCGTGACGGCTGGAGAATACGTCAAATCCCGGCTCGAAGCTACATACGCTCATTCGCAGTCGGCTACTTGACCTTGGACACACTGAATCTAGGATATGATATTTAAATATCGAACTGCGCTCAAACTCCGAATTCACATTGCCTGTTATACGCAGCAGGTCGTGAGTACGACCTTCGGCATGTGATCTTATCTTTGTTAGAAGTTTTGCCTTGATTTTGTAGTTAACAATAACATCGCTATGTAAACCTCAGAACAATGATGTGGTGTGTACTTAGCCAT encodes:
- a CDS encoding 2-oxoglutarate-Fe(II) type oxidoreductase hxnY, whose amino-acid sequence is MYMLQVEGPRKLVLFKSHGIPEDVIDNTVQAAKSFFALPESSKMELDIHKTPNFKGYTALLGENTDSNGLGDLHEGFDIGWEPQATDQSSSSLGPAKVSAMEGANVWPSDLTGFKETTLEYYHRVLDVGKLLFPLFALALDLPENFFDDKTTKPAAIMRLLHYPPQSPTSFETDPDGRQIGIGAHTEYDPRLINLHCFTILWQDRAGGLQVQNTAGKWVDAVPIPGTLVVNLGDQFARWTNDVFKSTLHRVINRSGVERYSIPLFFGTNYDVLLEPIHTCVSPGSPSKYEIVTAGEYVKSRLEATYAHSQSAT